The following are encoded together in the Salvia hispanica cultivar TCC Black 2014 chromosome 6, UniMelb_Shisp_WGS_1.0, whole genome shotgun sequence genome:
- the LOC125195797 gene encoding protein RER1A-like, with product MNTGGGAGVADENTSSSSFLQLSHEVWRRYQHLLDKSTPLELYRWIFLAAIAAVFALRIYFVQGFYIITYGLGIYILQLLIAFLSPQVDPEIQGLTDGPALPTRASEEFRPFVRRLPEFKFWHSLIKAFCVALLLTFFSAFDVPVFWPILMFYWSVLFFLTMRRQIMHMIKYKYVPFTFGKQRYGKKTAPTDEANTRRP from the exons atgaatACCGGCGGCGGAGCAGGCGTTGCCGACGAGAACACGAGCAGCTCCTCTTTCTTGCAACTGAGCCACGAGGTGTGGCGGCGCTACCAGCATCTCCTCGACAAATCGACGCCGCTGGAGCTGTACCGCTGGATCTTCCTGGCGGCGATCGCGGCGGTATTCGCGCTGCGCATCTACTTCGTCCAGGGTTTCTACATCATCACCTATGGCCTTGGAATCTACATCCTGCAGCTTCTGATCGCATTCCTCTCGCCGCAGGTGGACCCCGAGATCCAGGGGCTCACCGACGGCCCCGCCCTCCCCACGCGCGCCTCCGAGGAGTTCCGCCCCTTTGTCCGCCGCCTACCCGAGTTTAAGTTCTG GCATTCGCTTATAAAGGCTTTTTGTGTTGCTCTATTGTTGACATTCTTCAGTGCCTTTGATGTGCCCGTGTTTTGGCCCATTCTTATGTTTTACTGGTCAGTTCTGTTCTTTTTAACTATGAGGAGGCAAATCATGCATATGATCAAGTATAAATATGTCCCTTTCACATTTGGGAAGCAG CGTTATGGGAAGAAGACAGCTCCTACTGACGAGGCAAACACCAGAAGACCATAG
- the LOC125192682 gene encoding putative F-box/LRR-repeat protein 8, translated as MGQSASKPRPQISPVLEGNASRLTSDADDDVSGYDYTLDLPDECLALIFHSLAAGDRKRSSLVCRRWLTIEGQSRQRLALDAQSQLADVVPRLFSRFDAVTKLTLKCDRQSVSIGDDALISISLNCPNLTRVKLRTCRELTDDGVAALAENCRNLRKFSCGSCSFGVKGVNALLENCALLEELSVKRLRGITNAAAAESIRPGKAAATLKMICLKDLYNAQCFGKLIAAAKNLKILKLFRCSGDWDELLGVLADGVLGLVEVHFERIQVGDLGLSAISNSANLEILHLVKTTECTNIGLMAVAEKCKLLRKLRIDGYRTNRISDYGLIAIAINCPNLQELVLIGVNPTHLSLNKLAANCLNLERLALCGSETIGDAEISCIAAKCIALKKLCIKSCPVSNHGMEALAGGCPNLVKVKVRKCRGVTSAGADWLRASRGSLAVNLDATEPELVDAVVHGDNNNQAVVDVESGIIGRSGSFKVKLGSITDSIRRWRGFVSRFRSNLGRKYAD; from the coding sequence ATGGGTCAATCAGCTTCCAAGCCCAGGCCTCAAATCTCGCCGGTATTGGAAGGGAACGCTTCTCGCCTCACCTCCGACGCTGACGACGACGTTTCTGGATATGATTACACATTGGATCTACCAGATGAGTGCTTGGCCCTAATTTTCCACTCACTCGCCGCCGGTGATCGGAAGCGCTCCTCCTTGGTCTGCCGCCGCTGGCTCACGATCGAAGGCCAGAGCCGCCAGCGCCTCGCTCTCGACGCGCAATCGCAGCTGGCCGACGTCGTTCCGAGGCTGTTTTCTCGATTCGACGCCGTCACTAAGTTGACTTTGAAATGCGACCGTCAATCCGTCAGCATCGGCGACGACGCCTTGATTTCGATCTCGCTCAACTGCCCGAATCTCACCAGAGTGAAGCTCCGGACCTGCCGTGAGCTCACCGACGACGGGGTGGCCGCTTTGGCGGAGAATTGCAGGAATTTGCGCAAGTTTTCGTGCGGATCCTGCAGCTTTGGGGTTAAAGGCGTGAACGCTTTGCTCGAGAATTGTGCATTACTCGAGGAGTTGTCGGTGAAGCGTCTGCGCGGCATTACAAATGCAGCCGCAGCCGAGTCAATTCGGCCGGGGAAAGCAGCGGCGACGCTGAAGATGATCTGTCTGAAGGATCTCTACAACGCGCAGTGCTTCGGAAAGCTGATTGCCGCAGCAaagaatttgaagattttgaaGCTGTTTAGGTGTTCCGGTGATTGGGATGAATTGCTTGGAGTGCTTGCTGATGGTGTGTTGGGGCTGGTGGAAGTTCATTTCGAGAGGATTCAGGTCGGTGATTTAGGGCTTTCCGCTATTTCAAACTCTGCAAATCTCGAAATTCTGCATTTGGTGAAAACCACTGAGTGCACCAACATAGGGCTTATGGCTGTGGCCGAGAAATGTAAGTTGCTGAGGAAGCTCCGCATTGATGGATATCGAACGAATAGGATAAGCGACTACGGTTTAATTGCCATTGCTATTAATTGCCCTAATCTGCAAGAGTTGGTCTTAATTGGTGTGAATCCTACGCATCTGAGTTTGAATAAGTTGGCTGCTAACTGTTTGAATCTGGAAAGATTGGCATTGTGTGGCAGCGAAACCATTGGCGATGCTGAGATCTCGTGCATTGCTGCAAAATGCATTGCCTTGAAGAAGTTATGCATCAAGAGCTGCCCTGTTTCGAATCATGGCATGGAGGCATTGGCTGGAGGGTGTCCCAATTTGGTGAAGGTGAAGGTGAGAAAGTGTCGGGGTGTGACCTCTGCGGGAGCGGATTGGTTGAGGGCGAGCAGAGGCTCGCTTGCAGTGAATTTGGATGCTACTGAGCCCGAGTTGGTGGATGCAGTTGTGCACGGGGATAACAACAATCAAGCTGTGGTTGATGTGGAATCGGGCATCATCGGGAGGTCAGGGTCGTTCAAGGTGAAGCTTGGCTCCATCACGGACTCAATCAGGAGATGGCGGGGCTTTGTAAGCAGATTCCGGAGTAACTTGGGGAGAAAGTATGCTGATTAG
- the LOC125195795 gene encoding protein RICE SALT SENSITIVE 3-like: MEGGLPMLNCLLQHTLRSLCACSDSSPTPSKWVYAVFWRILPRNYPPPKWDHGGSLLDRAKGNKRNWILVWEDGFCDFCECERAGNGCGRRRFGADIFFKLSHEVYNFGEGLVGKVASDNSHKWVFRDSPAETDPSFISSWNVSIEPKPRAWEAQFSSGIETIALIPVREGAIQLGSFDKVVEDLNMVLNIQRKFSYLQSLPGIYTIQRPHHPNHSPQLDYTSAPRLMQATDDKQQMIGLERQNYETSPTKPLYLGYNNAPQICSAEASSLWSIPPLLPSNLGPFFPKAPSPYYAPQGFGHDGVLLNSNSIAIKSDGVHKLEGDGGAVSFGDIGAVDVVKVEAGGGREEEAGVVALGFELHRGAEKKCCES; this comes from the exons ATGGAAGGTGGACTTCCTATGCTCAACTGCTTGTTACAACATACACTCAGAAGCCTATGTGCATGTTCCGATTCCTCTCCGACCCCTTCAAAGTGGGTGTACGCCGTCTTTTGGAGGATCCTTCCGAGAAATTATCCACCTCCAAA GTGGGATCATGGAGGCAGTCTCCTCGATCGAGCTAAGGGAAACAAGAGGAACTG GATTCTTGTGTGGGAAGACGGGTTCTGTGATTTTTGTGAGTGCGAACGAGCTGGAAATGGATGCGGGAGGAGAAGGTTTGGAGCTGACATCTTCTTCAAGTTGTCTCATGAAGTCTACAATTTTGGAGAGGG ATTGGTGGGTAAAGTTGCATCAGATAACAGCCATAAATGGGTGTTTAGAGATAGCCCAGCAGAAACTGATCCTAGCTTCATTTCCTCATGGAACGTATCCATCGAGCCG AAGCCGAGAGCATGGGAGGCTCAGTTCAGCTCAGGCATTGAG ACTATCGCGCTAATACCAGTTCGAGAAGGTGCAATCCAACTAGGCTCATTTGATAAG GTTGTTGAAGACCTCAACATGGTGCTAAACATACAGAGAAAATTCAGCTACCTTCAGAGCCTACCGGGCATATACACTATACAGAGGCCACACCATCCGAACCACAGTCCACAACTCGACTACACCTCTGCCCCGAGACTTATGCAGGCGACTGATGACAAGCAACAGATGATAGGCTTGGAAAGGCAAAACTACGAAACCTCGCCTACTAAGCCCCTCTACTTAGGATACAACAACGCCCCACAAATCTGCAGCGCTGAAGCATCATCGTTGTGGTCTATCCCTCCCCTTCTGCCCTCCAACCTCGGGCCATTTTTTCCAAAGGCACCGTCTCCATATTACGCTCCTCAAGGCTTTGGTCATGACGGCGTCTTGCTCAATAGCAATAGCATCGCTATAAAGAGCGATGGTGTTCACAAGTTAGAGGGTGATGGAGGCGCCGTGTCCTTTGGTGATATTGGGGCTGTTGATGTTGTTAAGGTGGAAGCCGGAGGCGGGCGAGAAGAGGAAGCTGGGGTGGTGGCTTTAGGATTTGAACTTCATAGAGGagcagaaaaaaaatgttgtgaATCTTGA